Part of the Bacteroidota bacterium genome, CGAAAATGATGGGCTTCGACCCTCTGAGCATCGAGTACATCAATCTCGCCCACCAGGACGGCCTCGGGGTGGGGGATGTGAGGGACATCGAGATCGCCGGCTCCGATATCTCAAACGAATCGTGGGGATTCTCGGTGGGCGATAATGGAGCGAGCCGCATCGGCGATCTGATGTGGTTCGGCCCGCTCGCGAAATTTCAGAAGCTCTTTTTTCACACTCCGCTGGTGAATGTCTTCATCCTCGGATCGGAAGCCTACCACGATTACTACCGCTGGCCCCTCAAAGACCGGAAAACGTTCGAGCAATGGAAGAAGAACACTCACTGGGGCAGGCTTTTTCACGACTACGAGACAGGCGATGTATGGGAAGGCGTGACGGCGCTTGGGGCCCCAACGCCGCGCTGAGCTACTGCTCCTCTCGGTCACGCTCATCTGGGGGAGCACGTTTGTCGTCACCAAGTCGATCGTCGGACCCAACTCACCGCTTTTCTACACCGCGCTCAGGTTCCTCCTCGCCTCGGTCACCCTCTTTCTTATTTTTCCCCGGCGGCTCCTGAAGATTCCCGCCCGTGCGCTCAGGCGGGGGAGCATTCTTGGTTTCTTCCTCTTTGCCGGGTTTGCGACGCAGACGGTGGGAATACAATACACGACCGCTTCCAAATCCGCATTCTTCACCGGGATGCTCACCGTCCTGACCCCCCTCGTCCATTTCATCGTGCAACGCTTCACCAGGGCGGGAAGGAAGGCCCTGAAGCTCGGGAATATCTTCGGGGTCATCTTCGCCGGCCTCGGACTCTATCTGCTGACGTCGCCTTCGGGGTCGGCATTTACCGCCGGCGACGCCCTGACCCTTGCCTGCGCGTTCTTTTTCGCATGCTATATCGTCTACCTCGACGTGGCCTCCGATGAACCCGACAAGGTGCAGTTGACCTTCGTCCAGTTCCTCTTCTGCGGGCTGGCCGGGCTGGCGTTCGCATTCCCGTTCGAAGAGATCCGGGTCGTGTTTACAGGCGCCTACGTGCTTTCGCTTCTCTATCTCACGCTCTTCGCAACGGTATTGGCGATGTGGGTGCAGACCCGCTACCAGGGGGACACAACACCCACGCGCGCTGCGGTCATTTTCGCCATGGAACCGGTGATCGCGGCGTTCTTCGCCTACCTGGTCAGGGGGGAACTCATCGGCCTCGCGGGCCTGTTCGGGGGCGGGATGATCATCGCGGGCCTCCTTCTCTCGGAATTCTCCGACGAGATTCCCCTGTTGAACAAAACGGTTGCGGGTGCGCGCCAGGTTGTTTGACTTTCACCCGATTTCCTCGTATGTTCACAATGCTGTTCGGGAAAGCATGATCGTCGGGGCCCATATCATCGTCCAGGGAATGGTGCAGGGCGTGGGGTTTCGATTTTTTGTTCATCGCAGCGCCCTCCGCTCGGGCCTCGAGGGGTATGTCCGGAATCTCTTCAACGGCGAAGTGGAAATTGAGGTGGAGGGCGACCGGTCGCTCATCGAGGAACTCATCAAGGAGGTGACCGTCGGACCTCGCGCAGCTGACGTCACACATGTGAAGGTGGACTGGAAAAAACCAGAACATCAATTCCGGAGATTTGAGATCCGATAACAGGCTCAATCAGGCCATTTCTTAGTCAGACTTGATGCGTTTTGGTTTTGGGTATGATATCCACCGCATGGTGGTCAACCGCAAGCTGGTGCTGGGAGGCGTCGAGATCCCGTTTATCAAAGGACTCCTCGGCCATTCCGACGCGGACGTCCTCTGCCACGCCTTCGCCGACGCCCTCCTGGGCGCCGCCGCACTGGGGGATATCGGCAAACATTTTCCCGATACAGACCCGCGCTTCAAAGATGTCTCGAGCCTTGTCCTCCTCAAACACGTCGTTGAGTTGATTCGATCGAACAGCTACGAGATCGTCAACATCGACGCAACCGTCATACTCCAGCAACCCAAGATCAGCCCCTATATCAAACGGATGAGGGAAAATGTTTCGCAGGCACTCGGGGTGAAGATCGATCAGGTTTCGGTCAAGGCGACGACAAACGAAGAGCTGGGCTTCATGGGGACCGGCGACGGCGCGGCGGCGTACGCGGTGGCATCGATCCTTGACAAAAAGTCCGCTCCGGGCCCCTGACCCTCCCCCCATTGGTAGATTTTCTCTACTCCATAGACAAAGCGCTCTTCACCTTTTGCAATCAAACGATTGCAAATCCGGTCTTCGACCTCTCGATGCCGTTCCTGACCGATCTGAATCAGAAATGGTACGGGATTACCCTGTTCGCATTGCTCTGGCTCCTCCTGTTCTGGAAGGGAGGGAAAAGGGGAAGGGTCGTTGCGCTCCTGCTCATCCCCCTGATCACGCTGAGCGACCAGCTCAGCAGCTCGGTGATAAAAAATATCGTTCAGCGGCCGCGGCCGTGCCATACCGTAAACGGAGTGGAGATCCTTCAGGATATCCGCGAGCTTGTTCCCTGCGGCAGCGGCTTTTCCTTTCCTTCGTCCCACGCCGTGAACAGCTTCGCGGCGGCTACGTATCTCTCCCACTTTTATGGCAGGTGGTCGTGGGCCTTTTACTCGTACGCCGTAGTGATCGGGTTTTCACGTGTCAGTGTGGGAGTGCATTATCCTTCGGACGTGGCGGGGGGCGGGCTTATCGGCTCCGCCTGCGCCCTTGTCGTCATCTACTGCTGGCGGGCGTTGGAACGCCGGTATCCTCCTCTTTCGCTCTCCGGCCCGGCCGGCGACGCGCATGAGTAATGAACCGGGTTCCGGCAGGCGCGAATTCACTCTTGCGCTCCTCTCAGGGATCCTCCTGGGAGT contains:
- a CDS encoding DMT family transporter; its protein translation is MGPQRRAELLLLSVTLIWGSTFVVTKSIVGPNSPLFYTALRFLLASVTLFLIFPRRLLKIPARALRRGSILGFFLFAGFATQTVGIQYTTASKSAFFTGMLTVLTPLVHFIVQRFTRAGRKALKLGNIFGVIFAGLGLYLLTSPSGSAFTAGDALTLACAFFFACYIVYLDVASDEPDKVQLTFVQFLFCGLAGLAFAFPFEEIRVVFTGAYVLSLLYLTLFATVLAMWVQTRYQGDTTPTRAAVIFAMEPVIAAFFAYLVRGELIGLAGLFGGGMIIAGLLLSEFSDEIPLLNKTVAGARQVV
- a CDS encoding acylphosphatase, giving the protein MIVGAHIIVQGMVQGVGFRFFVHRSALRSGLEGYVRNLFNGEVEIEVEGDRSLIEELIKEVTVGPRAADVTHVKVDWKKPEHQFRRFEIR
- the ispF gene encoding 2-C-methyl-D-erythritol 2,4-cyclodiphosphate synthase; amino-acid sequence: MRFGFGYDIHRMVVNRKLVLGGVEIPFIKGLLGHSDADVLCHAFADALLGAAALGDIGKHFPDTDPRFKDVSSLVLLKHVVELIRSNSYEIVNIDATVILQQPKISPYIKRMRENVSQALGVKIDQVSVKATTNEELGFMGTGDGAAAYAVASILDKKSAPGP
- a CDS encoding phosphatase PAP2 family protein, whose product is MVDFLYSIDKALFTFCNQTIANPVFDLSMPFLTDLNQKWYGITLFALLWLLLFWKGGKRGRVVALLLIPLITLSDQLSSSVIKNIVQRPRPCHTVNGVEILQDIRELVPCGSGFSFPSSHAVNSFAAATYLSHFYGRWSWAFYSYAVVIGFSRVSVGVHYPSDVAGGGLIGSACALVVIYCWRALERRYPPLSLSGPAGDAHE